A single genomic interval of Salinarchaeum sp. IM2453 harbors:
- the crcB gene encoding fluoride efflux transporter CrcB gives MNFENTLLVGAGGAVGALARYSVGEIIQRERFPLSILVVNLLGSFIAGLLLFVSPRDSILLFVSVGFCGAFTTFSSFSFQTVYLWSNDNKQGAIIHAGSNLILCLIALALAWLIVGVLV, from the coding sequence ATGAACTTCGAAAACACACTTCTTGTCGGTGCTGGTGGAGCTGTTGGGGCATTGGCCCGATATAGCGTGGGAGAAATCATTCAACGAGAGAGATTTCCACTCTCAATTTTGGTTGTGAATCTCCTCGGGAGTTTTATTGCTGGTCTTCTTCTTTTTGTCAGCCCGCGTGACTCTATTCTGTTGTTCGTTTCTGTTGGATTCTGTGGAGCATTCACGACATTTTCATCATTTTCGTTCCAGACTGTTTACCTCTGGTCTAATGATAACAAGCAAGGGGCGATTATTCACGCTGGCAGCAACCTGATTCTGTGTCTTATCGCCCTTGCCTTGGCGTGGCTGATTGTTGGCGTACTCGTATAA
- a CDS encoding ribbon-helix-helix domain-containing protein, producing MPKISVEIPEELLEDLDNHVGNDAKYVNRSEAIRASIRKNLDLLDEIDQRHGRMDKETDS from the coding sequence ATGCCAAAAATTAGCGTTGAGATTCCAGAGGAATTGCTTGAGGATTTAGACAACCACGTTGGAAATGATGCAAAGTATGTCAATCGAAGTGAGGCAATCCGGGCATCCATCCGCAAGAATCTCGATTTGTTGGACGAAATTGATCAGAGGCACGGACGGATGGATAAGGAAACAGACAGTTGA
- a CDS encoding CrcB family protein, with the protein MSKLSRLYAVLLVAGGGFLGASTRYAVDLLFGSTLMSTLFTNVLGSFALGLLLYESLNIGHTPEYVRLAAATGFLSSFTTFSTFITDLVVVSPLSALGYLIASYVLGFTAVIVSKTIIDQLLVQT; encoded by the coding sequence ATGTCAAAACTATCTCGACTTTATGCAGTGCTTCTTGTTGCAGGTGGCGGATTCCTCGGTGCTAGCACCCGGTACGCTGTTGATCTGTTATTTGGATCCACGCTGATGTCTACACTTTTTACAAATGTCCTTGGAAGCTTTGCGCTTGGATTGCTATTGTATGAGTCTCTTAACATCGGTCACACACCAGAATACGTCCGCCTTGCTGCTGCCACTGGTTTTCTGTCCTCGTTTACAACATTTAGTACGTTTATTACCGACTTAGTCGTCGTTTCTCCGCTTTCAGCACTTGGTTATCTTATCGCGAGCTATGTACTTGGATTTACTGCAGTAATCGTTAGCAAGACAATTATCGACCAGCTTTTAGTTCAAACATGA
- a CDS encoding M20/M25/M40 family metallo-hydrolase encodes MEDSQQEFLYDLLETPSPSGYETQAQRRWIDYVETFADEVRTDEYGNAVGVLNGEGPAIAIGGHTDEIGYIVRKIDDEGYIHLGRIGGSDKTVSRGQHVKIHNGDNSIHGVIGQTAIHLRDKDDETYDSIAEQQVDIGAADEEEAKELVEVGDPVTIATTVNKLQSTRIAARGLDNRVGTWVAAETLRRAAERDVDATVYAVSTVQEEVGLKGAQMIGEELAPDAAVAVDVTHATDYPSAPGDKASDVALGEGPVVGRGSANHPKVVDTVRTAADETEIDIQLSAAGIRTGTDADAFFTQAGGIPSLNLGIPNRYMHTPVEVIDTEDLDAAVEVLVEAVASTDSDTSFSVDL; translated from the coding sequence ATGGAGGATTCACAACAAGAGTTCCTGTATGACCTGCTTGAAACACCGAGTCCATCTGGATATGAAACTCAAGCACAGCGGCGGTGGATTGACTATGTTGAGACGTTTGCCGATGAAGTTCGGACAGACGAGTATGGAAATGCAGTAGGTGTGCTAAACGGTGAAGGACCAGCAATTGCAATTGGCGGGCATACAGACGAGATTGGATATATTGTTCGGAAGATCGATGATGAGGGATACATCCATCTCGGTCGAATTGGAGGGTCAGATAAAACGGTCTCACGTGGTCAACACGTCAAGATACATAACGGGGACAACTCAATACACGGCGTAATTGGTCAGACAGCGATTCATCTCCGAGACAAGGACGACGAAACCTACGACTCAATCGCAGAGCAGCAAGTCGATATTGGCGCTGCAGATGAAGAAGAAGCAAAAGAGCTTGTCGAAGTCGGGGACCCTGTAACAATAGCAACAACAGTCAACAAATTGCAATCAACACGAATCGCAGCAAGAGGTCTTGACAACAGAGTTGGGACATGGGTTGCTGCAGAGACACTTCGCCGCGCTGCAGAGCGTGATGTTGACGCAACAGTATACGCTGTTTCAACAGTACAAGAAGAGGTAGGCCTGAAAGGTGCACAGATGATTGGCGAAGAACTCGCACCGGATGCTGCAGTCGCAGTTGATGTTACCCACGCGACTGACTATCCATCCGCACCGGGTGACAAAGCAAGTGATGTTGCATTAGGAGAAGGACCGGTTGTCGGACGGGGAAGTGCAAACCATCCAAAAGTCGTTGATACCGTACGCACTGCCGCAGACGAAACTGAAATTGACATTCAGCTTTCGGCTGCCGGGATTCGAACGGGAACAGATGCAGATGCATTTTTCACACAGGCTGGAGGTATTCCCTCACTAAACTTGGGGATCCCAAACCGATACATGCACACCCCAGTCGAAGTTATCGATACGGAAGATCTGGATGCTGCCGTAGAGGTGCTTGTCGAAGCAGTTGCAAGTACAGATAGTGACACGTCGTTTAGTGTTGACCTTTGA